Proteins found in one Tamandua tetradactyla isolate mTamTet1 chromosome 1, mTamTet1.pri, whole genome shotgun sequence genomic segment:
- the ARL4A gene encoding ADP-ribosylation factor-like protein 4A — translation MGNGLSDQTSILASLPSFQSFHIVILGLDCAGKTTVLYRLQFNEFVNTVPTKGFNTEKIRVTLGNSKTVTFHFWDVGGQEKLRPLWKSYTRCTDGIVFVVDSVDVERMEEAKTELHKITRISENQGVPVLIVANKQDLRNSLSLSEIEKLLAMGELSSSTPWHLQPSCAIIGDGLKEGLEKLHDMIIKRRKMLRQQKKKR, via the coding sequence ATGGGGAATGGACTGTCAGACCAGACTTCTATCCTGGCCAGCCTGCCTTCATTTCAGTCCTTCCACATCGTTATTCTGGGTTTGGACTGTGCTGGAAAGACCACCGTGTTATACAGGCTGCAGTTCAATGAATTTGTAAATACTGTACCCACCAAAGGATTTAACACTGAGAAAATTAGGGTGACCCTGGGAAATTCTAAAACTGTCACTTTTCACTTCTGGGATGTAGGTGGTCAAGAGAAATTAAGACCCCTGTGGAAATCATATACCAGATGCACAGATGGCATTGTGTTTGTTGTGGACTCTGTTGATgttgaaaggatggaagaagccAAAACTGAACTTCATAAAATAACTAGGATATCAGAAAATCAAGGAGTCCCTGTACTTATAGTTGCTAACAAACAAGACCTGAGGaactcactctctctctcagaAATTGAGAAATTGTTAGCAATGGGGGAACTGAGCTCATCAACTCCCTGGCATTTGCAGCCCAGCTGTGCAATCATAGGAGATGGGCTAAAGGAAGGACTTGAGAAACTCCATGATATgataattaaaagaagaaaaatgctgcggcaacagaaaaagaaaagatga